A single region of the Manihot esculenta cultivar AM560-2 chromosome 12, M.esculenta_v8, whole genome shotgun sequence genome encodes:
- the LOC110627778 gene encoding cyanidin 3-O-galactoside 2''-O-xylosyltransferase FGGT1: MYYLAGTESQKEMATPNLHIAMYPFFAIGHLTPFLRLANKLAKKGFKISFLVPTKTASKLTNLNLHPQFITFIPITVPHVDGLPPGFETTSDVPYPLHPLIMTAMDRTQADVEVILQDLNPNLVFFDFTEWMPELARGLGIKSIYYSIVSSVTVCLGLRLAKELEGSNLIRADLTKLSSSLPDSSVKLHSHEAQAHVAVMVMKFGSDISFFDRHYFGTIQSDALSFRTCREIEGPFIDHLESQFGKTILLSGPVLPEPPTSTLEPKWAKWLAGFQDISVIYCAFGSECNLKKDQFQELLFGLELTGMPFLAALKPPMGVNSIEEALPEGFEERINGRGVVHGGWVQQQLILEHPSVGCFITHCGTGSLSEALVNKCQVVLLPHVAEQIINARMMSSKLRIGVEVEKREEDGWFSKESVCKAVKIVMEEDSEVGKEVRANHEKLRELLLAKDLESSYIDSFTEQLQLLVG; this comes from the coding sequence atgtattacTTGGCAGGAACTGAATCACAGAAGGAAATGGCTACACCTAACCTTCACATAGCGATGTATCCCTTCTTCGCAATTGGTCACCTTACCCCATTCCTTCGACTCGCAAACAAACTAGCCAAGAAAGGCTTCAAAATCTCCTTCTTGGTTCCCACTAAAACGGCATCCAAGCTTACAAATCTTAATCTCCATCCACAATTCATCACTTTCATCCCAATTACTGTTCCTCACGTAGACGGCCTCCCTCCTGGCTTTGAGACCACTTCAGATGTTCCTTACCCTTTACACCCACTCATCATGACTGCCATGGATCGAACCCAGGCTGACGTTGAAGTCATACTCCAGGATTTAAACCCCAACCTTGTTTTCTTTGATTTTACAGAATGGATGCCGGAGCTGGCTCGTGGCTTAGGTATCAAGTCCATCTACTATAGCATCGTCAGTTCAGTAACTGTATGTCTCGGCTTACGTTTAGCAAAAGAACTTGAAGGAAGCAATTTAATTAGAGCTGATCTTACGAAGCTCTCCTCAAGCCTTCCTGATTCTTCTGTCAAGCTTCATTCCCACGAGGCTCAAGCTCATGTTGCTGTAATGGTTATGAAATTTGGCAGTGATATTAGCTTCTTTGACCGCCATTATTTTGGAACCATCCAATCTGATGCTCTAAGTTTCAGGACATGCAGAGAAATTGAAGGACCTTTTATTGATCATCTTGAAAGCCAATTTGGTAAGACTATTCTTCTTTCAGGACCAGTTTTACCAGAGCCACCAACCTCCACCTTAGAGCCCAAGTGGGCTAAGTGGCTAGCAGGATTCCAAGATATTTCTGTGATATACTGTGCATTTGGAAGTGAGTGCAATTTAAAGAAAGATCAGTTTCAAGAACTACTCTTTGGTTTAGAGCTCACAGGTATGCCATTCTTGGCAGCGCTCAAACCACCAATGGGTGTTAACTCAATTGAAGAGGCATTgcctgaaggatttgaagagagAATCAATGGAAGGGGAGTAGTTCATGGAGGATGGGTACAACAACAGTTGATTCTTGAGCATCCATCAGTGGGTTGCTTCATTACACATTGTGGTACAGGGTCATTATCAGAAGCGTTGGTGAATAAATGCCAAGTGGTGCTGCTACCCCACGTAGCAGAGCAGATAATTAATGCAAGAATGATGAGCAGTAAATTAAGGATCGGAGTGGAAGTGGAGAAACGAGAAGAAGATGGTTGGTTCAGCAAGGAAAGTGTTTGCAAGGCAGTGAAGATTGTGATGGAGGAAGACAGTGAGGTTGGAAAAGAAGTGAGAGCTAACCATGAGAAACTCAGGGAGTTGTTGCTGGCCAAGGATTTAGAATCCTCTTATATTGACAGTTTCACTGAGCAGCTTCAACTTCTTGTTGGATGA
- the LOC110628808 gene encoding transcription factor VOZ1, whose protein sequence is MQKNAKSKCASSSHHLFVDNAKNRLNDLQERFSNLQAAIKDGRVSDVAILEEQVYQSLREWKADLDAPSPASSVLGGSLGTFSDDIGRLLKLCEEEDDATSALAEQSVLKPEPTDQNLNIGHFTAFEDGCLPNSDSQIHNFQGFDQSNSSALALQDMVVSTSDMNTFLDCHHFILDEGFNHGLSFGYTDGKELGKSAEMNNLPINPPPAAFMGPQCALWDCTRPAQGSEWFADYCSNFHATLALNEGPPGMTPVLRPWGISLKDNSLFNALTAKKQGKNVGIPQCEGAASMKSPWNAAELFDLRLLDGETIREWLFFDKPRRAFESGSRKQRSLPDYRGRGWHESRKQVMKEFGGQKRSYYMDPQPPGCYEWHLYEYEVNNYDECALYRLEVKLVDEKKTPRGKVMKDSLADLQKKMGKLTADTSDSSPSTKGRTKVDGKTKAEDVDSSEDHKTTGAGSVGCDSIQWSSK, encoded by the exons ATGCAGAAAAATGCAAAGAGTAAATGTGCATCTTCATCACATCATCTGTTTGTAGACAATGCAAAGAATAGACTGAATGATCTCCAAGAAAGGTTCTCTAACCTTCAAGCTGCGATAAAGGATGGTCGCGTTAGTGATGTTGCAATATTGGAGGAGCAGGTGTATCAGAGTCTCCGTGAGTGGAAAGCTGATCTAGATGCACCATCCCCAGCATCTTCTGTGCTT GGTGGTAGCCTTGGAACTTTCTCAGATGACATTGGCCGCCTTTTGAAATTGTGTGAGGAGGAAGATGATGCAACTAGTGCATTGGCAGAACAATCAGTTTTAAAGCCTGAGCCTACTGATCAAAATCTTAATATTGGCCATTTCACAGCATTTGAAGAT GGCTGCTTACCAAACAGTGACTCTCAGATCCATAATTTTCAAGGGTTTGATCAATCCAACAGCTCTGCCTTAGCTTTGCAGGATATGGTGGTTAGCACCTCTGATATGAATACTTTTCTGGATTGTCATCACTTCATTTTGGATGAAGGATTCAACCATGGGCTTTCCTTTGGTTATACTGATGGTAAAGAGCTTGGAAAGAGTGCTGAGATGAACAACCTGCCCATCAATCCCCCTCCTGCTGCTTTCATGGGGCCACAATGTGCACTCTGGGACTGCACAAGGCCTGCTCAAGGATCTGAATGGTTTGCAGACTATTGTAGCAACTTTCATGCTACTCTGGCTTTGAATGAAGGTCCACCTGGTATGACTCCAGTTTTGCGGCCCTGGGGCATTAGTTTGAAAGATAATTCACTGTTTAATGCTCTTACTGCAAAGAAACAGGGCAAGAATGTAGGTATTCCTCAATGTGAAGGAGCTGCTAGTATGAAATCTCCATGGAATGCGGCTG AGCTATTTGATCTTCGCTTGCTTGATGGTGAAACAATTAGAGAATGGCTCTTTTTTGATAAGCCTAGAAGGGCATTTGAAAGTGGAAGTAGGAAGCAGAGGTCATTACCGGACTACAGAGGACGCGGTTGGCATGAATCCAGGAAGCAAGTGATGAAAGAGTTTGGTGGGCAGAAGAGGTCCTATTACATGGACCCTCAACCTCCAGGCTGCTACGAATGGCATTTATACGAATATGAGGTTAATAACTACGATGAGTGTGCATTATATAGGTTGGAAGTGAAGCTTGTCGATGAAAAGAAAACTCCGAGAGGCAAAGTTATGAAGGATTCACTTGCTGATCTGCAAAAGAAGATGGGAAAGCTCACTGCTGATACTTCAGATAGCAGTCCCTCTACCAAGGGCAGGACAAAGGTTGATGGAAAAACTAAAGCTGAAGATGTTGATTCTTCTGAGGATCACAAGACTACTGGTGCTGGATCTGTAGGCTGTGATTCCATACAATGGTCTTCAAAGTAA